The DNA sequence GGGGGCTCCTTGTTGCGGCTTTATTCATTATTGTGCCGCCGGCCATCTTTCGTCCATGGGGATTTCTGTCCCTTTTGCTGCTCCTGCCGGCCGTGGTCTGGTCCTTTTTGAAATTCAGGGCAGCAGGGTGGCATATCAGCGGAAGCCAGCTAACGCTCCGATACAGGACGTTCAGCAAGCATACGGTTTATATGATGAAGAATAAGGTGCAGTCGCTCAGCCTGAAGGAAAGCCGCTTTCAGAAACGGAAGCAGCTTGCGACAGTGGAAGCTACTGTCAAGTCCGGCTCGGGAGGGTCTGGAGGGAAGGCAGCTGACCTGGACATAAGTGATGCAGAACAGATTTATAAATGGTACTCCAGAGAAAAATAACAGCCATAAAGAAAAGCGCCGGCTGGCGCTTTTTCTGCATTATCTATTCCTTTTTAATGAAAGCGCTCCTATAAGAAAACCGGAGATGAACCCGAAGATGTGCGCGGAAATATTGATGTTTGGCTGGATGAAGGTCATAATAAGCCCAATGACGGCTATCGTAATGATGATCTGTGAATTCTCGCGAGACATCAAGTCTTTCCGGAAGTATGCGACCGCTGCAAAGAAGCCAAACAGGCCGAAAATGGCCCCGCTTGAGCCGACATGTGTGTAGGTGAGCGGCTCAAGCAGCAGGGTGGCGACATTGGCCGAAATGCCGGTGATAAGGTAGATGCCGGCAAATTTCGCCTTTCCTGCAATCCTCTCCAGGGCAGGGCCGAACAGGACAAGGGAAAAGCTGTTAAACAGGACATGCGTAAAGCCGCTGTGCATGAATATCGGGGTGGCAAGCCGCCACACCTCACCTTCCCTGATGAATAAATTGACTCCGGCAAGCCTTTCAAATATGTAGGAATTCGGAAATACAGGCAGAACAGTCAGCAAATAGAATAGTATATTCAAAAGCAAAATGATGGAGACAATGGGATAGAAGCGGATGAATTCCCTGAAGCTCTCTGTCCTTGTAAACATAACAGTCCCCTTTCTATTTTTATCAGTTAAGGAAGGTTAATTATACTATAGCGTGAAAGAGCCGGAAATGGCCACTGCTTGTATACTATTGTGTATGCAAGCTGCAAACCAATTAGAAGGATGATGCATGTGATTGAAGGGATCGGCATTGATATCGTTGAAATTGAAAGAATCAGCAGGATGGCCAATCGGGCTAAGTTTTCAGAACGCATCCTGACTGAGGGGGAACTGGCTAAATATATAACGCTGAGCGAAAAGAGACAGCTTGAATTCATTGCAGGCCGGTTTGCGGCAAAGGAAGCTTTTTCGAAGGCTAATGGCACAGGGATAGGAAGCGAGCTGTCTTTTCAGGATATTGAAATATCAAATGACCGCAAAGGGAAGCCATTCTTCAGCAAGCCTGAAAGAGAAGGCCTCCATCTTTCCATTTCCCACAGTGAAAGCTATGCTGTTGCCCAGGTTGTCATTGCAACCCCGCTGCCAGGAATCCGGGAGTAAAAAGCTGTCATAGGCCAAGTCATATTCCCGGAGGTTGTCTCATATATTCATAGTGCGACAGGAGAGACAAGGCTATCCGATTTGCCAGCCGGCATTCAAGCCGCGGCTGCTGTCCGGCTTGCCAAGCCTCTCCTTCAGAACGCGGAATGCCTGTAAGCAGGCAGGAAGCGCACAATTGATGAAATGAGACAGAAGGGGTTGAAGGAATGAAGAAAAGATTGTTCATGCTTCTCGCCGGGCTTTTGGCCATCTTTGCCTTAACTGCCTGTGGAACTAAATCACAAGAGGATGTGGTGAAGGAGCTTGGCGGAAAAGTGGAGGAACTGAAGGGATATAAAGCAGAAGCGAAAATGACCCTTCAGATGGGCACGGAGCCCCAGACTTATGCGATTGAAATCTGGCATAAAGAACCTGCCTACTATCGCGTCAGTCTGAAAAATCCTGAAAAGAATCAAAGCCAGATGATCCTCCGCAATGATGAAGGCGTTTTTGTCCTGACACCGGCCCTCAACAAGAGCTTCAAGTTCCAGAGCGACTGGCCGCAGAACAGCAGCCAGGCTTATCTGTACGAGTCCCTGCTGCAGGATATCCTCGAAGATAAAGAGGCGAAATTCAGCGCTACCAAAGAACATTATGTTTTTGAAACAAAGACGAGATACCAGAACAACAAGATGCTTCCTTACCAGGAAATCACCCTTGATAAAAAGGACCTGGCCCCTGTCAGCGTCAAGGTCATGGATTCAGACAGGAACCCGCTGGTGACCGTTGACTTCTCAAAGGTCGACTTCAAGGCTGCCCTTGATAAAAAAGATTTCGACACCCAGAAAAATATGACCGGGGCCCAGATTGAGGTTCCAGTCATGGCAGAAGAAGCGGCCAGTGAGGAATTCTCTGTCAAATATCCGCAGGCCGAGCTTGAAAATGTCAGCCTGATCGATGAAAAAGAAATCAGCATGGAGGACGGCAAACGCTTTATCCTGACATACGGCGGCGACAAGTCCTTCACACTCATCCAGGAAAAAGCAGATGTCATGCCGGCAAACACCTCCTATACTTCCGAATCAGGGGAACCGGTGGATCTTGGCTTCACAATAGGGGCCATAGACGATAATAAAATCAGCTGGACCCACGGCGGAGTGGAATATATCATCGCATCCAGCGACCTGACGAGGGAAGAAATGGTCATGCTTGCACAATCAGTGCAGGGAGATGCAGTGAAATAATGGAAAGGCAGATGCTCTGGAACGGGCATCTGCCTTCTTTTTGCGGAGGCCGATTTACGGAGAAAGCCGCCTCCGCATTTCGATTTGTCCAGCTCCGGCTCCTAGGTGCTCGAGTCATAAGCCACTTTGGAACCGAAGGCAAAGAACGCCTTCAATCCCAAATCGTCTTATGCTTGTCGCACCTGAACAGTCGCCTCCGCATTTCATTTGTCCAGCTCCGGGCGCTAGCCCCTCGAGTCATAAGCCAATTAGGCCAGAAGGTTAAAGAACAACCTTCCGTCCTGCTCGTCTTATGCTTGAGGCCCGCAGGACGCGGGTCATGCAGGCGTTGCCACAGGACGTGGCGCTCTTAGCCTGTGTTCCTTGATTGAGCAAGCGCCCTCCGCATTTCTTATTGTCCAGCTCCGGCGGCTAGAGCCTCGAGTCATAAGCCACCCAAGAATGAAAGGCAAAGAACGCCTTTCATTCTTGTGCGTCTTATGCTTGTCGGCTCTGGGCAAGCCACCTCCGCATTTCGGTTGACATTAAGATTCCAGAGTTCGATAATAATTTGTATACTTTTTGAACGGAAGGAAAAGGACGTGAATGGCAATGGATTATCCCACAGGGTTTTACCGGGATACATGGGCTGAAATTAATCTTGATCATATAAAAGAAAATGTGAAATCAATGAAGAAGCTTCTTCCTGGAGATGTGAAGCTCTTTGCTGTGGTGAAAGCAAACGGATACGGGCATGGAGATATCCAGGCTGCGGGGGCGGCCCTTGAGGCTGGGGCGGATTGCCTGGCTGTTGCCTTTTTGGATGAGGCTCTTTCCCTCAGGCAGAGGGGAATTGAGGCCCCGATTCTGGTATTAGGTGCCAGCAGGCCTGAGGATGCACCACTGGCTGCATCTGCGGACATAACCCTGACGGTTTTTCAGGTAAACTGGCTCGAGAAGGCACTTCCTTGTCTGCAAGGGAAGAGACTGACTTTTCATGTAAAGCTCGATACCGGAATGGGTCGGATCGGCGTAAGGGAGAAGGACGAGCTGCTTGCCATTGAGAAGCTTGCAGGGCGGGAGGATGCCTTTGAGCTGCAAGGCATCTATACTCATTTTGCAACAGCTGATGAACTGGACGATTCCTATTTCCGGGAGCAGCTCGGCAGATTCAGGGAAATGCTGTCATGGCTCGGCAAGGTGCCGGAAATGGTCCATACCAGCAACAGTGCTGCTTCGCTCAGATTTCCAGAAGCACGCTTTAATGCTGTCAGAATGGGAATCAGCATGTACGGCCTCACCCCATCGCCGGAAATTGAGCATGAGCTGCCATTCCCGCTAAAGGAGGCTTTCTCGCTTCATGCCAGGATCGTGCATGTGAAAAAGCTCCAAAAAGGTGATAAAGTCAGCTATGGCGCCACCTATGAAGCAGAAGGCGACGAATGGATCGGCACCCTCCCAATCGGCTATGCAGACGGCTGGATCCGCAGGCTGCAGGGTCAGGAAGTGCTGGTGAACGGGAGCAGAGTCCCCATTGTAGGAAGGATCTGTATGGATCAATGCATGATCCGCCTGCCATACGGGGTGGAACCTGGAACAGCTGCGACCTTGATAGGTGCGCAGGGGGACAGTATGATCTCCGTCAATGAAATTGCGGCAAAGCTTGAGACCATCAATTACGAGGTCACCTGCATGATATCCAGCCGGGTGCCGCGCGTGTATAAGCAGGAAGAAAAGACTGTGGATCTGAATAACCCGCTTCTCGGCAAGCAGGGCAAGCTTTGAACGGGGGAGCTCCCTGCTGCTCCCGTTCCAGCTAAGCCATTTCATTCATATTTCAGGAAATAAATGCGTATTAATGCATAAAAGGATATTTTTTTGGCCGATAATACAGAGGAATTGCTGATTAGTCCTTTGCACAGCAGCTGAATAATGGTAATATAAAAAATGGTAGAGATAAAAAATGGTGTGTAGTGATGGTGGAGGTGTATGTTTGTGTCTGAGTCCAGCGCAACAACAGAGATCATGGTAAAGTTACCGCAGCATCTTTTAACCGAGTTAGAAAGCTTTGTTAAGCAGGAGAATGTCAATCGGAGCGAATTCATTTATCAGGCAACGAAAATGTATTTGCGTGAGCGGAAGAAGAGACAAATTCGTGAGTCGATGAGAAGAGGCTACATGGAAATGGCAAAAATTAATCTGACGATTGCATCTGAGGCATTCCAAGCGGAATATGAGGCAGAACACACAGTTGAACGTCTAGTAAGCGGAGGATAATCCTTTGATTGTCAAACGTGGCGACGTTTATTTTGCAGACCTATCCCCAGTTGTTGGTTCAGAACAAGGCGGCGTACGTCCAGTACTTGTCATCCAAAACGACATCGGGAATCGGTTCAGTCCCACAGTAATAGTTGCAGCCATTACAGCCCAAATTCAAAAAGCTAAGCTGCCTACTCACGTTGAAATTGATGCGAAGCGTTACGGTTTTGAACGAGACTCTGTCATTCTGTTGGAACAAATTCGTACAATTGATAAACAACGCTTAACCGATAAGATAACCCATCTCGATGACGAAATGATGGAAAAAGTGGATGAAGCTTTGCAAATAAGCTTGGGTCTTATTGAATTCTAGTTATAAGCACGCACGCTCTTTCAGGGTGTCTTTTTATAACACACAGATTCGCTGTGTCTTCCGGAAAACCAAGAGATAAAGGATTTGCTTTATCTCGGGTACATATCAAATTTTAACCTACTTAATATTGTGTATCTGCTGAGGACAAGCATGTGTGTTGCTTGTCTTTTATTATGTCTATTTTTGCTGGACAGGATAGATTGCAAAGGTTTAATCATCCGAAAAACGGGTAAAATTAAAAGTCTTTCTTCTAGTTCCAATACTTAGAGGTTTTATTTGACTGTGCCTAACTGTTATCATTAAATGGTATATATATATATTTTTTGTTTACATTTTTAAATTTGGTTTACAAGTGCCGGGTAACTCCATCTTTAGAAATATTTGTATGTTAAAATGGGGAGGATCAAATGGATAAAAAGGTTTTGGATTATATTCAAGCTCGAAAAGATGAGATCTTCAATGAATGGGTTAGCAGCACGAAGGAAAACGCGGATGAAAGGGTGATACGCG is a window from the Bacillus infantis NRRL B-14911 genome containing:
- a CDS encoding CopG family ribbon-helix-helix protein — its product is MSESSATTEIMVKLPQHLLTELESFVKQENVNRSEFIYQATKMYLRERKKRQIRESMRRGYMEMAKINLTIASEAFQAEYEAEHTVERLVSGG
- the ndoA gene encoding type II toxin-antitoxin system endoribonuclease NdoA — its product is MIVKRGDVYFADLSPVVGSEQGGVRPVLVIQNDIGNRFSPTVIVAAITAQIQKAKLPTHVEIDAKRYGFERDSVILLEQIRTIDKQRLTDKITHLDDEMMEKVDEALQISLGLIEF
- the alr gene encoding alanine racemase — protein: MAMDYPTGFYRDTWAEINLDHIKENVKSMKKLLPGDVKLFAVVKANGYGHGDIQAAGAALEAGADCLAVAFLDEALSLRQRGIEAPILVLGASRPEDAPLAASADITLTVFQVNWLEKALPCLQGKRLTFHVKLDTGMGRIGVREKDELLAIEKLAGREDAFELQGIYTHFATADELDDSYFREQLGRFREMLSWLGKVPEMVHTSNSAASLRFPEARFNAVRMGISMYGLTPSPEIEHELPFPLKEAFSLHARIVHVKKLQKGDKVSYGATYEAEGDEWIGTLPIGYADGWIRRLQGQEVLVNGSRVPIVGRICMDQCMIRLPYGVEPGTAATLIGAQGDSMISVNEIAAKLETINYEVTCMISSRVPRVYKQEEKTVDLNNPLLGKQGKL
- the acpS gene encoding holo-ACP synthase, with amino-acid sequence MIEGIGIDIVEIERISRMANRAKFSERILTEGELAKYITLSEKRQLEFIAGRFAAKEAFSKANGTGIGSELSFQDIEISNDRKGKPFFSKPEREGLHLSISHSESYAVAQVVIATPLPGIRE
- a CDS encoding LolA family protein; the protein is MKKRLFMLLAGLLAIFALTACGTKSQEDVVKELGGKVEELKGYKAEAKMTLQMGTEPQTYAIEIWHKEPAYYRVSLKNPEKNQSQMILRNDEGVFVLTPALNKSFKFQSDWPQNSSQAYLYESLLQDILEDKEAKFSATKEHYVFETKTRYQNNKMLPYQEITLDKKDLAPVSVKVMDSDRNPLVTVDFSKVDFKAALDKKDFDTQKNMTGAQIEVPVMAEEAASEEFSVKYPQAELENVSLIDEKEISMEDGKRFILTYGGDKSFTLIQEKADVMPANTSYTSESGEPVDLGFTIGAIDDNKISWTHGGVEYIIASSDLTREEMVMLAQSVQGDAVK
- a CDS encoding rhomboid family intramembrane serine protease; protein product: MFTRTESFREFIRFYPIVSIILLLNILFYLLTVLPVFPNSYIFERLAGVNLFIREGEVWRLATPIFMHSGFTHVLFNSFSLVLFGPALERIAGKAKFAGIYLITGISANVATLLLEPLTYTHVGSSGAIFGLFGFFAAVAYFRKDLMSRENSQIIITIAVIGLIMTFIQPNINISAHIFGFISGFLIGALSLKRNR